Within the Bacillota bacterium genome, the region CACCCGACCCTCTGCCGGATCTCGTCGGCCAGCCGCTCCGTCCGCAACGCCGACCGCCCGTCGTCTGCCTGCCTCCAGGCGGCCACCCGCCCCAGGAAGTGGGCGATCGCCCCCTCGAATCCCCGCCGCCGCGCGACGCTCTCCCAGGCGCCGCTCTCGCGGCGCAGCCAACCGGGCTGGCCGGGGAGGGCGAGTTCCAGACGCTCCAGGCCCTCCACCCGCGCGCTCCGCCCGCCGGCGCCCCACAACTCCAGCCGCTCGCTGTCGGCTCCGGCGCCGCGGACCATGGCCACCACCGCGCTCGCCGGACCCTCCCCCTCCAGGCCCACCACCAGGCGGAGGAGATGGCCCTCGTCGTCGCACCGCGCCTGCACCCAGCCCAGGCGATCGGCGCCCAGCTGGACCGCCAAGTCGAGGGGATGGACGAAGTCGTCCCACAGGTCGTGGAGAGCGCTGAACGGCCCCGGGACCGCGCGGTGCTTCTCCGCCAGCACCCAGACCGGTCCGGGCACCGCCGCGCGCGCCGCCTCTACCAGGGGCGCCCAGCGGCGATTATACCCCACCACCAGCGGCGCCCCGGAGCGGCGCGCCGCCTCCACGATCCGTTCCGCCTCCTCCAGCCGGTAGGCCAGCGGCTTGTCCAGGTAGACCGCCAGCCCCGCCTCCAGGAGCGGCACCGCCACCGCCGCGTGCGCCTCGGTGGCCACGTGGACGAAGGCGGCCACGATCCCTTCCTCGCGCCAGCGGCGCGCCAGCGCGGCGTCGATCGGCTCCGCGCTCCAGCGCCGGAAGCCCCACCGCCGGGCCGCCGCCTCCGCCCGCTCCGGCCGCCGGGCCCAGAGGAGCTCCCGCTCCACCCGGCCGCCGGAGGCCAGAAGCGGCAGGTAGACCCGCTCCGCGATGGAGCCTGGGCCGGCGAGCAGGACCCTGGGAGGCACGGGCGCCCGCCTCCTCCCGCCCTCAGACTCGCCCCGCGTAGTGCCGGCGGAGCTCTTCGTTCCGCTCCCTCCCGCCGGGCACGTTGACGGAGATGAGCACAGGCGGCCGCTGGCCGCGTTCGAGGAGCAGCCCCACGATCTCCGCCGTCAGCATCTGGGCGATCAGCGCACCGGTCAGCGAGGAGACCGAGCAGGCGCGCCCGCCGCCCGGCAGGTCCAGAAGCGCGTCCCCGAAGGGCCCGCAGTTGTCCACCACCACGTCCGCCAGCTCGACCAGCTTCTTCCCGCTCTCGTGGCGCGACTCCACCTGCCGCGTGTGCTCCAGCGAGGTGACCGCCACCAGCGGGTAACCGCCCTCCTTCGCCCGCAGCGCCACCTCGACGACGGCCGGGTTGACGCCCGAGTTGGAGGCGATGATGAAGGCGTCGTGGGGCTCCAGCCGGTGGAGCGCCAGGAGCGCCCGCCCCGCCTCCGGGTCGCGCTCCAGCTCCGGGTCGAAGACGCGCTCGGGAGGCCAGCCCGCCAGCACCAGCTGCTCGAGGCTCATCATGTCGAAGGGGACGAGCCCGCCTGCCCGGTTGGCCAGTTCCATGGCGAAGGCGCGGGAGTGGCCCGTGCCGAAGGCATGGATCACGCCGTCCTGCTCGATGCGGCCGGCGAAGAGCTCCGCCGCCCTGCGGACCGCCTCGCCCTGCGTCGCCACCACGCGCTCCAGCACCTCCGAGGCCCGGCGCCAGAAGAGCTCCTTCCCGAAACGCTCCCCTCCCCGGCCGTCAAGCCTTCCCGTCATCCGCTCCAACCCCCTTCGCGACGCTTCGCCGCAGCCGCTCGTACGCGTCAGGAAGCCTGCCCGTCCAGCGCAGGAGCAACGCGCGGTTGGCTTCCTCGGCGCCCGGGACGTTGCCCGAGCGGAGGACCGGCGGCTCCGCCCCTTCCTCCAGCAACCGCTCCGCGGTGGCCAGGACCAGCGCCTGGAGGAGCCAGGCGCCGACCACCGTCGAGGTGGCGGCCACGCGCAGGCCCGGACGCAGCTCCATCACCGCGTCCCCCGGCTCGCCCAGGTTGTCCAGGACCACGTCGGCCACCTCGAAGAGCCGCCGCCCCGAGGGCGCCAGCGAGGCGACCGAGCGCGAGTGGGCGAGCGAGGTCAGGGCGATGACCGGCATCCCGCGGCTCCGCGCCCATTCCGCCGCCTCCACCGGCACGGCGTTCCGGCCGGAGTTGGAGATGACCAGGAGCACGTCCCGCTCCGGGTCGACGGCCGCATGCTCCAGGAGGATGGCGGCCACGCCGGGCAGCTTCTCCCAGTCGCCGGAGGCGACCGCGTCCTCATGGAGCATGAGCGGCGCCGACTCGATCACCTGCACCGGGAGCAGGCCGCCTGCCCGGGAGTAGATCTCCTCGGCCAGCAGGTGGGAGTGGCCGGTGCCCAGCAGGTGGAGGAGACCGCCCCGCGCGAGGCTTTCCGCCACCAGCCGGGCGGCCTGCCCGATCGCCTCGCCCTGCTCCTCGGCGGCCGCCCGGATCATGCCGCTCACCCGCTCGGCGAAGAGCGCCACCCGTTCCGACCCCTTCTCCGTCGCCCCGGTCATGCCCCCGCGCCTCCCTCTCCGTGCTCGCCGCCCGCCGCGACCTCGAGAGCCGCCAGAAGCTCCCGGAAGGCGGAGACCATCTCCTCCGCGGCGCCGGGCCCGAAGGGGCTGGTCAGCACCTCGTAGTCGGCCTGGCCGTAGGCCGACGCCTCCGGAATGTAGCCCAGGTAGCCGTTGGCGTAGCCCAGCAGCAGGGTGGGCCGGCCGCCGGACCGCCGGATGGCGTCCCCGGGACGGTGATAGAGCTCGCCTGGGACGGCCGCCAGGCGGAGCTCCCCCCAGGCCGCCGCGGCCAGCTCGGCTTCCAGGTCGAGGGAGCCGAGCCGGTCGGAGAGCCTCCGGACCGCCTCCACCCCCTGGAGCGCGGTGACCACGGTCCGCGCCTCGGCCTGGCGCCCGGCTCGCCGCGCCGCCTCCAGGCGCGCCCGCAACTCGCTCTCGGTCCGCTCCAGGAGGACGGGGTCAGGCGGCTCCTTGGGCGCGAAGCGACGGAGCCGGCTTGCCGCGACCGGACCTCCCGGCGCGAGAGGGCGCCTGCGGGGGAGGAGCTCGAGGGCGCGATCGGCCAGGAGGCCGCCCAGCCGCTCCACCTCCGCGAAATCCTGCCCCCTGCGGGTGTGCCGGGTGCTGACGTCGCCCGCCGCCCCGGTGGCCAGCGCCACCCACGTTCGATCGTCCAGCCTCTCCCCCAGCCGGCGCCGGAAGGCGCCGGGGAGGTCGGACGAGATCTCCAGGTTCGACTCGCCCAGCACCGTCGGGTGGCAGGGGAAGCTGCCGAAGACCGCCAGCGGCTTCCCGGAGGTGTCGCCGTCCGCCGGGTCGAGGATCAGCAGGTCGAGGTCGAGCTCGGCCCCTTCCTGGGGATGGTCGCGGGGCGTCCCCACCCCGGCGGCCGGCGCCGAGACCCAGGCCGGGCGGACGGGCCGCAGGGAGCCGGATGCCGCTTCGGCCGCCTCCAGCACGGCGGCCAGGACGGCCTCCTCCACCTCCGGATCGGAGGGGCCGTCGGAGAGGCGCCCCAGCCCGACGTCCGGCCCGGAGTGGGTGTGCGTCGCCGCAAGCCAGAGCCGGGCACCGGGTCGCCTCGCCTGGAGGCGCCGCCGCGCCTCCGCCACCAGGCCGGCGTCCACCGCCAGCAGGTCGGCCACGGCCAGGATCAGGGGCTGCCCGGAACCGGCCGCTCCGTCCTCCGGGTCGCCCAGCGCCAGCGCCCGCACCTCGAGGGGGTCGTGGACCGCGCGGGCGGGCTCCCGGCGGGCCGCGTAGCCACCCATGGCGACGGGCGGCCGGAGCCGGACGGACGCCGTCGCCCAGCCGGCCCGGGCGGCGCGGGCCGGTCGCTCCCGCCCCGCGCTCATAGGCCGTTCCGTTTCAGGAGCTCCAGGAAGTCGGTGGGGCGGTCGCTGGGCATCATCCGGCAGGTGAGCGTGTAGCCCTGCGCCGCGATCTTCCGGTAGATCTCGGCTTCCTCGGGAGTCACCGCGATGGAGTGGGTCACCATCTTGAACCTGGTGCCCGGCGCGGGCGCCTGGTTCCCCACGTTGACCTCGCCCGGCTTCAGCCCGCCCTCCAGGAGCCTGAGCGCATCCGAAGGAAGCTTGGCGATGACGAAAACCTTCTCTTTCTGACCCTGGGGGCTCTGGGCGAACGCCAGCGTCTCCTCCACGGAGAGGATGGACGTGGGCACCCCCCGCGCCGCCTGGGGCAGGAGCAGCTTCTGGACGGGATCCTTGGCCACGTCGTCGTTGGTGACCACGATCCGGTCCGCGCCCACCGCGCCCACCCAGCTGGTCGTCACCTGGCCGTGGATCAGCCGGTTGTCGATCCGCATGTGCACGACCGCCACATCATTCCCCCCTCCGGGCATCCCGCCCGCCCTTCAGCCCGCGCCCCCCGAGAGGCGGGCGCCCAGGTCGGTGACCCCCTGGCGGCCCGCCTCCAGCGCTGCGGCCGCCAGCTCCAGCGGGCCCGCCGACTCGCGGCGCATGAGCACCTCGAGCAGCATGGGCAGGTTGACGCCGCAGATGACCGGCGTGCCGGCCAGGGCCGCGTAGCCGCTGGCGTTGGACGGGCTGCCGCCCAGCATGTCGGCCAGGATCAGGCCGCCGTCCGCGCCTTCCGAGACGCGGGCGAGCGCGCCCTCGATCTCCGCCCGCAACGCTTCGACGTCGGCCGCCGCATCCATGCCGACAGCCGCCAGACGCTCCTGGGGGCCGACGATCATCTCGGCCGCCCCCTTCAGCCCCTCGGCCAGCGGGCCGTGCGAGACCAGGACCACGCCCACCACGTCGGTCAGACCCCCCCGCCAGGCGAGGGTGCGCCCGCCGCCGGAGGCGGGACGCACCCTCATCCGATGGAT harbors:
- a CDS encoding SIS domain-containing protein, encoding MTGATEKGSERVALFAERVSGMIRAAAEEQGEAIGQAARLVAESLARGGLLHLLGTGHSHLLAEEIYSRAGGLLPVQVIESAPLMLHEDAVASGDWEKLPGVAAILLEHAAVDPERDVLLVISNSGRNAVPVEAAEWARSRGMPVIALTSLAHSRSVASLAPSGRRLFEVADVVLDNLGEPGDAVMELRPGLRVAATSTVVGAWLLQALVLATAERLLEEGAEPPVLRSGNVPGAEEANRALLLRWTGRLPDAYERLRRSVAKGVGADDGKA
- a CDS encoding PTS sugar transporter subunit IIA, whose amino-acid sequence is MRVRPASGGGRTLAWRGGLTDVVGVVLVSHGPLAEGLKGAAEMIVGPQERLAAVGMDAAADVEALRAEIEGALARVSEGADGGLILADMLGGSPSNASGYAALAGTPVICGVNLPMLLEVLMRRESAGPLELAAAALEAGRQGVTDLGARLSGGAG
- a CDS encoding PTS sugar transporter subunit IIB, encoding MAVVHMRIDNRLIHGQVTTSWVGAVGADRIVVTNDDVAKDPVQKLLLPQAARGVPTSILSVEETLAFAQSPQGQKEKVFVIAKLPSDALRLLEGGLKPGEVNVGNQAPAPGTRFKMVTHSIAVTPEEAEIYRKIAAQGYTLTCRMMPSDRPTDFLELLKRNGL
- a CDS encoding SIS domain-containing protein; the encoded protein is MTGRLDGRGGERFGKELFWRRASEVLERVVATQGEAVRRAAELFAGRIEQDGVIHAFGTGHSRAFAMELANRAGGLVPFDMMSLEQLVLAGWPPERVFDPELERDPEAGRALLALHRLEPHDAFIIASNSGVNPAVVEVALRAKEGGYPLVAVTSLEHTRQVESRHESGKKLVELADVVVDNCGPFGDALLDLPGGGRACSVSSLTGALIAQMLTAEIVGLLLERGQRPPVLISVNVPGGRERNEELRRHYAGRV
- a CDS encoding Gfo/Idh/MocA family oxidoreductase, with product MPPRVLLAGPGSIAERVYLPLLASGGRVERELLWARRPERAEAAARRWGFRRWSAEPIDAALARRWREEGIVAAFVHVATEAHAAVAVPLLEAGLAVYLDKPLAYRLEEAERIVEAARRSGAPLVVGYNRRWAPLVEAARAAVPGPVWVLAEKHRAVPGPFSALHDLWDDFVHPLDLAVQLGADRLGWVQARCDDEGHLLRLVVGLEGEGPASAVVAMVRGAGADSERLELWGAGGRSARVEGLERLELALPGQPGWLRRESGAWESVARRRGFEGAIAHFLGRVAAWRQADDGRSALRTERLADEIRQRVGW